GCACCGGAGAGGACGTTCAAGAGGGTCGTCTTGCCGGAGCCGGTCCCCCCGGAGACCAGGATGTTCAAGCGGGCGCGGACCGCGCCCGTCAGCACCTCTGCCATCGCCGGGGGCAGGGTCTGCAACGCCAGCAGGTCGGTCAGCCGCAGGGGATCCTTGCCGAAGCGACGAATCGAGAGCACGGGCCCTGTCAGCGAGACCGGCGGGATGATCGCGTTCACGCGTGAGCCGTCCGGCAGCCGAGCATCCACCATCGGAGAGGCTTCGTCCACGCGCCGGCCCACTCCCGCGACGATGCGGTCGATGATCTGCATCAGGTGCGCGTCGTCTTTGAACACCACATCCACGGGCTCGAGCTTGCCAAAGCGTTCTACGTACACCTGCCGGGGGCCGTTCACCAGGATGTCCGAGATCTGGGGGTCGTGCATCAATGGCTCAAGGGGCCCGAGGCCGAGAGTCTCGTGCAGCACCTCCACGATCAGCCGCTCCCGCTCCATTTGGCTCAGCGGAGCCGTCTCCGCCTGAACGAGCCCCTCAACCGCCCGCGTGATTTCCGACGCCAGCACCTCGTGCGGGATGCGCGAGAGATTGGAGAGATCGAGGCTCTCCACGAGCCGGCGGTGGATCCGTGACTTCAGCTCCTGATAGGCATCGCGCGGCGGGCGCGCTTCCGCCTGGACCACCACCGGAGGCCGGAATTCGGCGGCTGTCTGGGCAGCAGGCCTCAACGTCCGGGTCAAGCGATCACGGAGCGTCATCGAGCCGAGATGCTCGCGGGTCTCGCGCGAAAGAAGCCGAGCAGGCCTTTGGACGCGTGAGGCTCCGGCACCGCGCCCCCGCTCCTTCGGTCGAGCTTGGTCGCCAGCGCGCTCACGTGCGTGCCGAACGGGGAATTGGTCCCGTTGCGCGCGAGCGGTGCATTGGCGAGCACCGACGCCATCACGGTCCCATCCTCGGGGAAATCCAAGAACACCGGACGGTGAAGAACTTCCTCGGCCATCTTGACCGCCTTTCCGAGCGGAAGGGCGCATCGGTTGAGGAGGACCTTGATCTTGTCCGGACCGTACCCGACCTGATCCAGAAGATCCAAGCACCGCCGGGCATGGTACAGGGTCGAAAAATCGGGTGAGACCACGACGAGGAGCTCGTCGGTCGCGTCAAAGACTGAGAAGAGTCGCTCATCGTACGTCGGGGCGGTATCCACGACCACGTAGGCAAAACTCGCCTTGAGCAGCGTGAGGAGCTGGCTGATCCCGAGCGGGGTGATCCGGTCGATCTCCTCGATCTTCTGCGGCGCAGCAAGGACGGATAGCCCCGACGGATGGTGGCACAGAAGACTCTTCAAGAAGAGGGCATCTAGCCGGTCCAGGTTCTCGACCGCATCGGAGATGGTGTACGAGGGCTTGAGGCTGAGGAAGAGGCCGAGGTCGCCCGCCTGCAGGTCGAGGTCCACGCCGACCGCAGGCGCACCGGACTGGGCGAGCGCGACGGCAAGATTGAGGGCGAGGACCGTGGTCCCGCGTCCGCCTTTGCACCCGAACAGTGTGATCACCTTTCCGCGCGAGGCGGACTCGGCGCTGGCGAGGGCCCGCTGGCGGGCGACGCGCTGGATCGCGGCGATGAGGTCCGTCCGGCTCACCGGTCTGACGAGGAACTCCCGGGCCCCGGCCCGCACCGCCCGCAGGATCGTCTCGGCCCGCTGGCCCTCGGCGCTGACGAAGACCGCGCTCCGGGGGGACGCGACCAGCAGCCGCTCGACGAGAGCGAGGTCCGGATCCGGCGGACTCCCGAGGTCGAAGATCACGATCGCCGGCTTCAGCTGGTTGACGAGCTGGTATCCAGTCTCCGGATCGGCAGCCTCAGCCTCCACGCGCACCGTCGCCGTGTCCGCGAGCAATTCCCGAAGCGCGCGGCGGCGGGCGGGGTCGCGATCGATGATCAGCACGGGGAGCGTGTCGGACACGTTGCCGGGTCCTGTCTCTACTGCACCAGCTGGACCGCCTTGAGGAGGGAGCATACGGCGTTGGGTGTTCCTCCCCGGCTGGGGACGAGGGTATAGCGACCGATGACATCCCCCTCGGAGGTCAGGCCCTCGAGAAAGAAGCCCCCCACGTTTCCGACGACGATCTGCTTGCGCCCGGACATAACCGGATACCGCGGATCGAAGAACGAGATGCGGACGAGCCGCGGGCTGCTCACCCCGAGGGGCGAGTTCAAGCAGTTGCATTCCGGGTCCCAGAACGCGGTCGGGTCCTGGTCGATCAGGGCCTGCACGCCCTGCTGGGTGGGTCCCACCATGTTGCCGGGTTCGACCTTCAGCTGGTCGCCAACCGACACGAAGGTGCCCGGCGCGCAGGTGAGGATGTTCTCACGATAGGCGTCAGCACCCACGAGAGGAGTCCCCCGGTTAATGGCAGGAAAATCAACAGGGTAGAAGATGCTGGGGACGATGGTCTCGCTCGGCGAGCCGACTTTGAGGACGACCCTGACGCCCTGGTCGGCGGGATACCGGTAGCCTGTCGCGCCGGGCTCGGTCGGCGGGGTGTAGGTGTCGATTGCCGGGTCGAATTCCCCGTTACCGTCCCGATCGATCCACCGATCAGGCGGTGACCAGGGCTTGAAGCAGTCGCTGCTGCACGTGTTGACCAGCCGCGCCGTTGCGGTGGCGGCCACATCGGCGGTGGTCCGCCCCAGGCCGAAGAGCTGGAGAACCGGGAGCATGAAGAGCTGCATGGGATTCCGATGGGTCACGTCTCGGTAGGTCACACACCGGACTCCATCAGGCGTGGAGCCCCCGTTGCTCGACAGCGACACATCAACCTGCTCCGGCGTCAGCAGTTGCCCGATGATGGGGGTCCGGCCCGCAAACGCTTTCGCGTCGGCCACCGCCTTCGCCTCGCTGAGGAACAGCGCGTAGGCGCCCGCCAGCGCGCCCGCGTCGGCGGCCGTCTGAGCCTGCTGCCTGGCGACGTAGAGGTACGGGAGGTCGGTGGCCAGCCCGGCGAACGCAATCAGGGTTGCGAGGCCGGCGGCGGCCCAGATCAGGATGCTGCCCCGTTCATCCCTCAGCGACTCTCCCATGTTCCGCTTCTCAAGCCGTGGGGCGACCCGTCACTCCAGCGGGTGGGTCTCGACGGTCCGGTTCCCCCCTCGGATGACCTCGACCACGAACGTCTTCCCGCCCCGCCGCTCCGCCACCGCGGGCCGGGGTCCGGCGTGCTGCGTCCCCACCGCCGCGTTCCTGCGCGCGAGGGGCAACACCGGAACCACCTGCCGGTCCAGAATCGAGCGCAAGACGATGTGAATTTTCCCCTCGTGGAGCGCGAGGGCCAGGCGCTCGGCCTCCTCGGGTGTCACGGCCAGCGTGACCGTCGGGACCTCCACATGCTGCTCGCCCTTCTGCTCCAAGCGATGCCCGACCGCCAGCACCTCGACGTGCTGCAAAATCGTCTCGGAGGCTTTGCTCGTCCCCGCGTCGGTCCTGGTCGCGATCACGTCCACCCGGTTCTTCGGGAGGATGAACCCGCTCACCCCGATCACCTCGTTGACGCCGACGGTCATGGCACGCTTGCCCGGCGGAACGATGACGGACATGACGCCGGGCGCCGCGGTCAGATCTTTCGGGAAGAGCCGATGCTCGAGCACCGGCTCGTCGCGTGCAATCGCCCCTTTCGCGACCCGGCCCACAATCGCGTGCGGTTCGGACACGGCTCCCTGCGGAACCCCGGCCTTGGGCCACGCTCGCACGGCCACCAGGTCGGTGCTGACACGAGCTCCGAGAGGGATGTCCGCCGCGGCCACCACGACGGGCCGGAGCTCGATCGTGGCGGCGCGCGCCAGCTGCTCCTGCTGCCGGACGTAGCGCGCAACGAGGTAGCTCGCGAGCAGCCCGCAGAGCAATGCCACGCCGAGGATGAACCCCGCGCGCCTCATCTCGGGCCTCGCCTCCGTCTGATTTGCTCGGGCCTCGCCTCGTCGCTGGCGCCGGCGATGAAGCTGCCGGCGCCGAAGCGCCTCGGCTCGAACTGCCATGCCTGCGGCTCGTTGGGAGCCCCTCGGCTGGAACGTCCACGGTGTCGCCCCGCGCGGTTAGCGTTCATAGCGCATCGTGGCTGAAGCGGTGAGCGGGATGCTCCCCGAGAAACCGAACCCGAGGATCGGGCCGATTCTCGTCAGAAAGGCGAAGTTGAGATTGGTGGTGACGGTGACCTCAGGTGGCGTGCCGGAGGGGGCCGTGTTCGCTACAGACGCCCCTGCCAAGCCGGCGGCCACGAGGATCGCCTTCGCTTTATCGATCACCGCGGGGGCATCCGCCGTGAGGCCTTCCGTCGTCGCCGCAACCCGTACCGCCTCCCGCGTGGCATGGTTCAAAGTGTTTACGACCAGCCAGGCGCGCCCGAATTCGAAAATCCCCAGGGTCAACAGCAAAAACACGGGGAGGATGAAGCCAATTTCCAGAGTCGCCGTACCTGCCTGGCGCCAGGTGTCCGGGTGACGTCGCCCCCACCCTGGCATCGGAGCTACTGTCGAAAAGGGTGGATGTCCAGGGGTCGGACATGGGACCCGGCCCCCGGTAGGTGGCATACACCGTCCGGAGGCCGAGCCCCGGTCCATGGCACCCTCGGGATTCGAGCGGAACTATGGGGCCAGAGCCGCGACGATGGTCTGGTAGGCTCCGACCACCGCGTTCCCGATGGGAGTCAGGAGCGCGACCGCCGCCGCGATGACCAGGGCGGCGTAGATCCCGAACTCGGTGACCTGTGCTCCCTTCTCTTCCCTCAGTAGCCTCATCATAGGTCGTCTCCTTTCGTTTCTTCGGTGGTGTGCAGAAACTGGAGCGAGCGATGTCTCCCCGTGCCGATCAGCTCTCGACACCACCTCCTTGTCCCTTGTTTCTCGGCGGAGTTGCCTGCCATCCCACCGCGCTGGCTTCCTCCAACTCGGAGGCAGCTCTCGCGATCTGTGTAGGAGCAAAGGGTGTGCCACGGGCCAGCGCGCGGAAAATCGCCTGCTTGCGGCGCACCGACGGGAGGGGATGTCGCAACGTGCGACACGCGACTGTCGCGACCGTCGCGGTCAGCCGGATTCGCTGGTTCTGATGTGATCGGGCCGGAGCCCGAGGGCCATGACCTTGCGGTAGAGCGTGGCCCGGTGGATTCCCAGCACGCGCGCGGCCCGGCTGATGTTCCACTGCTCGCGGCGCAGGACCTCGAGGACGTGACGCTTGTCGATCTCAGCGAGCGTCTCGGGACCGACCAGGGGACCCACGTCGCTCGGCGTGATCGCGCGCAGGACGCGCGGGGGAAGGCTCTCGGGCGTGAGGGCCGGCCCGAGCGTCAGGATGGAGGCGCGCTGGATCACGTTCTCCAGCTCGCGCACGTTGCCGGGCCAGGGG
This window of the Candidatus Rokuibacteriota bacterium genome carries:
- a CDS encoding CpaF family protein gives rise to the protein MTLRDRLTRTLRPAAQTAAEFRPPVVVQAEARPPRDAYQELKSRIHRRLVESLDLSNLSRIPHEVLASEITRAVEGLVQAETAPLSQMERERLIVEVLHETLGLGPLEPLMHDPQISDILVNGPRQVYVERFGKLEPVDVVFKDDAHLMQIIDRIVAGVGRRVDEASPMVDARLPDGSRVNAIIPPVSLTGPVLSIRRFGKDPLRLTDLLALQTLPPAMAEVLTGAVRARLNILVSGGTGSGKTTLLNVLSGAIPPTERIITIEDSAELHLHQEHVVRLETRPPSLEGTGVVSQRDLVRNALRMRPERIIVGEVRGSEVLDMLQAMNTGHDGSLSTIHANSTRDALTRLETMVLMAGINIPERALREWISSALDLVVQLARLSDGTRKIMTVSEIVGMEGNVITTQDIFAFDKEGINELGMVVGRHRATGIRPKFADRLRAAGIALPGDLFEDGLDAPE
- a CDS encoding response regulator, producing MSDTLPVLIIDRDPARRRALRELLADTATVRVEAEAADPETGYQLVNQLKPAIVIFDLGSPPDPDLALVERLLVASPRSAVFVSAEGQRAETILRAVRAGAREFLVRPVSRTDLIAAIQRVARQRALASAESASRGKVITLFGCKGGRGTTVLALNLAVALAQSGAPAVGVDLDLQAGDLGLFLSLKPSYTISDAVENLDRLDALFLKSLLCHHPSGLSVLAAPQKIEEIDRITPLGISQLLTLLKASFAYVVVDTAPTYDERLFSVFDATDELLVVVSPDFSTLYHARRCLDLLDQVGYGPDKIKVLLNRCALPLGKAVKMAEEVLHRPVFLDFPEDGTVMASVLANAPLARNGTNSPFGTHVSALATKLDRRSGGAVPEPHASKGLLGFFRARPASISAR
- the cpaB gene encoding Flp pilus assembly protein CpaB, encoding MRRAGFILGVALLCGLLASYLVARYVRQQEQLARAATIELRPVVVAAADIPLGARVSTDLVAVRAWPKAGVPQGAVSEPHAIVGRVAKGAIARDEPVLEHRLFPKDLTAAPGVMSVIVPPGKRAMTVGVNEVIGVSGFILPKNRVDVIATRTDAGTSKASETILQHVEVLAVGHRLEQKGEQHVEVPTVTLAVTPEEAERLALALHEGKIHIVLRSILDRQVVPVLPLARRNAAVGTQHAGPRPAVAERRGGKTFVVEVIRGGNRTVETHPLE
- a CDS encoding pilus assembly protein yields the protein MPGWGRRHPDTWRQAGTATLEIGFILPVFLLLTLGIFEFGRAWLVVNTLNHATREAVRVAATTEGLTADAPAVIDKAKAILVAAGLAGASVANTAPSGTPPEVTVTTNLNFAFLTRIGPILGFGFSGSIPLTASATMRYER